The Spirochaetaceae bacterium genome has a window encoding:
- a CDS encoding amidohydrolase family protein, which yields MADTLTADTETGPPPTPSGAQAFIDCDLHNELDSIRDLYPYLSRHWRDHIDTYGTGGPNAGWYPRFLDHREESRPPSGRTAGSDVAFTRTDFIEPHHVAYGILNPLGPAAGQLNHELGAALATATNDWQVAEWLDPEPRLRASIAVASEDPVGAAAEIRRRAADRRFVQVLFKGRGQEPMGRRKYWPIYEACAEHGIHVASHAFGQYGFPITGAGHASYYIEDHTSPSQAVQAHITSLVMEGVFDRFGIKFVSVENAFGWVPSLMWRLDAAWKLLGGEIPHLQRPPSEVIAEHVYVATQPVEEPPRLSDYAALMEQFGPMTDNLLLASDYPHWDADDPGVTLPHVLPEELKHRIRFANAARLYGLQ from the coding sequence ATGGCTGACACGTTGACCGCGGACACCGAAACGGGGCCGCCGCCCACGCCGAGCGGGGCGCAGGCGTTCATCGACTGCGATCTGCACAACGAGCTGGACTCGATCCGGGATCTCTACCCCTACCTGTCGAGGCACTGGCGCGACCACATCGACACTTACGGCACGGGCGGTCCCAACGCCGGCTGGTATCCCCGCTTCCTCGACCACCGGGAGGAGAGCCGGCCGCCTTCCGGGCGCACCGCCGGGTCAGACGTCGCGTTCACGCGCACCGACTTCATCGAGCCGCACCACGTCGCCTACGGCATCCTGAACCCGCTCGGGCCGGCCGCGGGGCAGCTCAATCACGAGCTGGGCGCCGCGCTGGCCACGGCGACCAACGACTGGCAGGTGGCGGAGTGGCTCGATCCGGAACCGCGGCTGCGGGCGTCGATCGCGGTGGCGTCGGAGGACCCGGTCGGCGCGGCCGCGGAGATCCGCCGCCGCGCCGCCGACAGGCGGTTCGTGCAGGTGCTGTTCAAGGGCCGCGGCCAGGAGCCGATGGGGCGCCGCAAGTACTGGCCGATCTACGAGGCGTGCGCCGAGCACGGCATCCACGTCGCCTCGCACGCGTTCGGCCAGTACGGTTTTCCGATCACCGGCGCCGGGCACGCCTCCTACTACATCGAAGACCACACCAGCCCGTCGCAGGCGGTGCAGGCCCACATCACCAGCCTGGTGATGGAAGGCGTGTTCGACCGCTTCGGCATCAAGTTCGTGTCGGTCGAGAACGCGTTCGGCTGGGTGCCGTCGCTGATGTGGCGGCTCGATGCCGCCTGGAAGCTGCTCGGCGGCGAGATTCCGCACCTGCAGCGGCCGCCGTCGGAGGTGATCGCCGAGCACGTGTACGTGGCCACCCAGCCGGTCGAGGAGCCGCCGCGCCTGAGCGACTACGCCGCGCTGATGGAGCAGTTCGGGCCGATGACCGACAACCTCCTGCTGGCCAGCGACTACCCGCACTGGGACGCCGACGACCCCGGCGTCACCCTGCCGCACGTCCTGCCCGAGGAGCTCAAGCACAGGATCCGATTCGCCAACGCCGCCCGCCTGTACGGGCTGCAGTAG